The Lasioglossum baleicum chromosome 15, iyLasBale1, whole genome shotgun sequence genome has a segment encoding these proteins:
- the Vmat gene encoding vesicular monoamine transporter gives MSGVEWTGWLQRCRESRRLILVIVAIALLLDNMLLTAVVPIIPEFLYDIKHPNSTLSQHLEGESGHVRMQHAIKIATTASPSFTTMPRCPLPPDRSNNSQLEFLYATTLPPNEPTESEAVRENYTEWREKEQRHRELLEETVAVGIMFASKAFVQLLANPIVGPLTHKIGYSIPMFTGFIIMFLSTLIFAFGRSYGILFLARALQGIGSSCSSVSGMGMLAERYQDDKERGNAMGIALGGLALGVLIGPPFGGVMYEFVGKSAPFLVLSALALGDGLLQLLVLQPSVVYTEADPPSLKALVTDPYIVMAAGAITFANMGIAMLEPSLPIWMMDTMGASRWEQGAAFLPASISYLIGTNLFGPLGHRMGRWLASLIGLVVIGVCLMCIPLATSINHLIIPNAGLGFAIGMVDSSIMPELGYLVDIRHSAVYGSVYAIGDVAFCLGFAIGPALSGTLVNSIGFEWMLFGIAILNFLYAPLMYFLRAPPTKEEKKSLIIGEKSSVRYVTYQNEEEEQ, from the exons ATGAGCGGCGTAGAATGGACCGGTTGGTTGCAACGATGCCGAGAATCGCGCAGACTGATTCTCGTGATCGTTGCTATCGCCTTGCTTTTGGATAACATGCTTCTCACCGCAGTGG TTCCGATTATACCGGAATTCCTGTACGACATCAAACATCCGAACTCGACGTTGAGTCAGCATCTAGAGGGGGAGAGTGGCCATGTTCGAATGCAGCATGCGATCAAGATCGCAACGACAGCGAGCCCGAGCTTTACTACCATGCCAAGATGTCCACTTCCGCCAGATAGATCGAACAATTCACAACTGGAATTTCTTTACGCGACGACTCTTCCTCCCAACGAACCGACCG AGAGCGAAGCCGTCAGGGAGAATTACACGGAATGGCGAGAGAAGGAACAACGACATCGCGAGCTGCTGGAGGAGACCGTCGCTGTCGGAATAATGTTCGCCTCGAAAGCTTTCGTGCAGCTGCTCGCCAATCCGATCGTCGGTCCGCTTACGCACAA GATCGGTTACAGTATACCCATGTTCACCGGCTTTATCATTATGTTCCTCTCGACGCTGATTTTTGCGTTCGGTCGAAGTTACGGCATTCTTTTCTTGGCGCGAGCGTTGCAAGGTATCGGATCCTCGTGCTCGAGCGTATCAG GTATGGGCATGTTAGCTGAAAGATATCAGGACGACAAGGAACGCGGAAACGCGATGGGCATCGCTCTCGGCGGCTTAGCTCTCGGTGTTCTAATCGGGCCACCCTTCGGTGGCGTCATGTACGAATTCGTTGGAAAATCAGCCCCGTTCTTGGTACTCTCAGCGTTAGCGCTCGGCGACGGCC TTCTTCAACTTCTGGTGCTTCAACCGTCTGTCGTCTACACCGAAGCGGACCCACCTTCGCTAAAGGCACTGGTCACCGACCCCTACATCGTCATGGCTGCGG GTGCTATTACATTCGCCAATATGGGCATCGCGATGCTCGAACCCAGTCTCCCGATTTGGATGATGGACACGATGGGTGCCAGTAGATGGGAGCAAGGCGCCGCGTTTTTACCAGCGAGCATCAGCTACTTGATCGGAACCAATCTCTTCGGACCGCTCGGACACAGAATGGGCAG GTGGCTGGCTTCCTTGATCGGACTCGTGGTGATCGGTGTTTGCTTAATGTGC ATACCACTCGCCACGAGCATCAACCATTTAATCATACCGAACGCCGGTCTCGGATTCGCTATCGGTATGGTGGACAGTTCGATAATGCCAGAATTAGGCTATCTAGTCGACATACGACACAGCGCTGTTTATGGGAGTGTTTACGCTATCGGAGACGTTGCGTTCTGCTTAGGTTTCGCCATCG GTCCTGCTCTCAGTGGAACGTTGGTCAATAGTATCGGGTTCGAGTGGATGCTGTTCGGTATTGCGATCTTAAATTTCCTGTACGCTCCACTGATGTATTTCTTGAGAGCACCACCGacgaaagaagaaaagaag TCTCTGATAATCGGCGAGAAATCATCTGTGCGCTACGTAACGTACCAGAACGAGGAAGAGGAGCAATAG
- the Sou gene encoding required for meiotic nuclear division 5 protein souji, which produces MEACNAVEREVDKVLLKFGAINEHAEMVLRDLINHIESLKKEFEEAPSDHELTPGQAQVLKDTMKKVRETAHHLATEHRELHSTVSKVGKAIDRNFIADFASTSREDVFSGPEKSHMLNQVICQHFYRHGMLDIAAELAAEAGIKTDEGTGEPFTELNYILDCLKQRDLEPALSWAKKHRDALLAQNSSLEFQLHRLHFIKLVQQGPSKQTEAIMYARQNFTQYVGRHGKEVQALMGTLLYLPNGIQSSPYSHLLDPTLWLDIHDVFTREACTLLGLSVDSPLSVCINAGCTALPTLLNIKQVMQQRQVTGVWNGKDELPIDIDLGKESRYHSVFACPILRQQSTENNPPMKLACGHVISRDALNKLTNANKLKCPYCPVEQNPEDARLIYF; this is translated from the exons ATGGAGGCGTGTAATGCGGTTGAACGTGAAGTTGACAAAGTTTTATTGAAGTTTGGTGCAATAAACGAGCATGCGGAGATGGTATTGCGGGATTTAATAAATCATATAGAGTCTCTAAAAAAGGAATTCGAAGAAG CACCGTCCGATCATGAGTTGACACCAGGTCAAGCGCAAGTGTTGAAAGACACGATGAAAAAGGTACGGGAGACCGCTCATCACTTGGCTACTGAACATCGGGAACTGCATAGTACAGTGTCGAAAGTGGGAAAAGCGATTGACAGGAATTTCATCGCTGATTTCGCAAGCACCAGCAGAGAAGATGTTTTTTCTGGTCCAGAGAAATCGCATATGCTGAATCAGGTCATTTGTCAGCATTTCTATCGGCATGGAATGCTGGATATCGCAGCAGAACTAGCAGCG GAGGCTGGAATCAAAACGGACGAAGGAACAGGAGAGCCGTTCACGGAATTAAATTACATACTCGACTGTTTGAAACAGAGAGATCTAGAGCCGGCTCTTTCGTGGGCTAAAAAACACAGGGATGCTCTCTTAGCACAG AATTCGTCCCTGGAATTTCAGCTGCATAGATTACACTTCATAAAGCTAGTTCAACAAGGACCTAGTAAACAAACCGAAGCGATAATGTACGCTCGACAAAACTTCACGCAATACGTAGGACGCCATGGGAAAGAAGTGCAAGCGTTAATGGGTACACTACTTTACTTGCCAAATGGAATACAGTCCTCCCCTTATAGTCATTTATTAGATCCAACATTGTGGTTGGATATTCACGACGTTTTCACGAGAGAGGCATGCACGTTATTGGGCTTGAGCGTCGACAGTCCTCTTTCAGTGTG CATTAACGCGGGATGTACTGCGTTGCCCACGctattaaatattaaacaaGTGATGCAACAGAGGCAAGTAACGGGAGTCTGGAATGGAAAAGACGAGCTACCC ATCGATATAGATTTGGGCAAAGAGAGCCGTTATCATTCTGTGTTCGCTTGCCCGATTCTACGGCAACAGAGCACGGAAAACAATCCACCGATGAAGCTGGCCTGCGGCCATGTGATCTCGAGAGACGCGCTCAACAAACTCACCAACGCGAATAA ATTGAAATGCCCGTATTGTCCAGTGGAACAGAATCCGGAGGATGCTAGGCTGATATATTTCTAG
- the LOC143216137 gene encoding V-type proton ATPase subunit e 2: MGASLLPILFFTALWAVVGIVLPIFVPKGVNRGILQVILMLTAFTCWLFWLCCYMAQMNPLIGPKLSNTTILMMAREWSNVEFDA; encoded by the exons ATGGGAGCATCGTTGTtgccaatattattttttacagCACTTTGGGCCGTAGTGGGAATCGtattacccatttttgtccCAAAAGGTGTTAATCGGGG GATTCTTCAGGTTATCCTTATGTTGACAGCGTTTACGTGCTGGCTATT CTGGTTATGTTGCTACATGGCACAGATGAATCCGCTCATCGGACCAAAGCTATCCAACACTACGATCCTTATGATGGCTCGTGAATGG AGCAACGTAGAGTTCGATGCATAA